Proteins encoded within one genomic window of Macaca fascicularis isolate 582-1 chromosome 16, T2T-MFA8v1.1:
- the GGA3 gene encoding ADP-ribosylation factor-binding protein GGA3 isoform X2 translates to MAEAEGESLESWLNKATNPSNRQEDWEYIIGFCDQINKELEGPQIAVRLLAHKIQSPQEWEALQALTVLEACMKNCGRRFHNEVGKFRFLNELIKVVSPKYLGDRVSEKVKTKVIELLYSWTMALPEEAKIKDAYHMLKRQGIVQSDPPIPVDRTLIPSPPPRPKNPVFDDEEKSKLLAKLLKSKNPDDLQEANKLIKSMVKEDEARIQKVTKRLHTLEEVNNNVRLLNEMLLHYSQEDSSDGDRELMKELFDRCENKRRTLFKLASETEDNDNSLGDILQASDNLSRVINSYKTIIEGQVINGEVATLTLPDSEGNSQCSNQGTLIDLAELDTTNSLSSVLAPAPTPPSSDIPILPPPPQASGPPRSRSSSQAEATPGPNSTSNALSLLDEELLCLGLADPAPHVPPKESAGNSQWHLLQREQSDLDFFSPRPGTTACGASDAPLLQPSAPSSSSSQAPLPSPFPAPVVPASVPAPSAGSFLFSTGVAPALAPKVEPAVPGHHGLALGDSVLHHLDALDQLLEEAKVTSGLVKPATSPLISTTTPARPLLPFSTAPGSPLFQPLSFQSQGSPLKGPELSLASIHVPLESIKPSSALPITAYDKNGFRILFHFAKECPPGRPDVLVVVVSMLNTAPLPVKSIVLQAAVPKSMKVKLQPPSGTELSPFSPIQPPAAITQVMLLANPLKPAGSQPGENSPSSSGTRMLKSTRHSLHPWEPSYLG, encoded by the exons ATAAAGCCACCAATCCTTCCAACCGCCAGGAGGACTGGGAATACATAATTGGCTTCTGCGATCAGATCAACAAGGAGCTCGAAGG GCCACAGATCGCCGTCCGACTGCTGGCCCACAAGATCCAGTCCCCGCAGGAATGGGAGGCACTCCAGGCCCTGACA GTGCTGGAGGCGTGCATGAAGAACTGTGGGAGGAGATTTCATAACGAAGTGGGGAAGTTCCGCTTTTTGAATGAGTTAATCAAAGTCGTCTCTCCAAAG TACCTGGGGGACAGGGTGTCTGAGAAAGTGAAGACCAAGGTTATTGAGCTGCTATACAGCTGGACCATGGCCCTGCCAGAAGAAGCAAAGATCAAAGACGCCTACCACATGCTGAAGAGACAGG GCATAGTGCAGTCTGATCCACCAATTCCTGTGGACAGGACGCTGATCCCCTCTCCACCACCTCGTCCCAAAAACCCTGTTTTTGATGATGAGGAGAAGTCTAAG CTTTTAGCCAAGCTGCTGAAAAGCAAGAACCCAGATGACCTGCAAGAGGCCAACAAGCTCATCAAGTCCATGGTGAAGGAA GATGAGGCACGGATCCAGAAGGTGACCAAGCGTCTGCACACGTTAGAGGAAGTTAACAACAACGTGAGACTGCTCAATGAGATGCTGCTTCATTACAGCCAGGAGGACTCTTCGGACGGGGACAGAGAGCTGATGAAG GAGCTGTTTGATCGGTGTGAGAACAAGAGGCGGACTTTATTTAAACTCGCCAGTGAGACTGAGGACAATGATAACAGTTTGG GGGACATCCTGCAGGCCAGTGACAACCTCTCCCGGGTCATCAACTCTTACAAAACAATTATTGAAGGGCAGGTCATCAATGGCGAGGTGGCCACCTTAACCCTGCCTGACTCAGAAG GAAACAGTCAGTGCAGTAACCAAGGCACGCTCATCGACCTTGCCGAGCTGGACACGACAAACAGTTTGTCCTCCGTGTTGGCCCCAGCACCCACTCCACCCTCCTCGGACATCCCGATCCTCCCTCCACCACCCCAGGCTTCAGGACCTCCACGTAGCCGCTCCTCTAGCCAGGCCGAGGCCACCCCGGGGCCCAACAGCACAAGCAACGCCCTCTCCTTGCTGGATGAGGAGCTGCTCTGCTTGG GCCTCGCCGACCCAGCCCCTCATGTCCCTCCCAAAGAGTCAGCTGGGAACAGCCAGTGGCACCTACTCCAG AGGGAACAGTCCGACCTGGACTTCTTCAGCCCCAGGCCGGGGACCACTGCCTGTGGCGCCTCCGACGCTCCTCTTCTCCAGCCTTCGGCCCCCTCCTCAAGCAGCTCCCAAGCTCCACTGCCGTCTCCCTTCCcagctcctgtggtcccagccagtGTTCCTGCCCCCAGTGCGGGCTCCTTCTTGTTTTCTACTGGAGTGGCCCCAGCTTTGGCCCCAAAAGTTGAGCCTGCAGTCCCTGGGCACCATGGCTTGGCATTGGGTGACAGCGTGTTGCACCACCTGGATGCCCTCGATCAGCTTCTAGAAGAGGCCAAAGT GACCTCAGGCTTGGTGAAACCTGCCACCTCCCCTCTCATCTCCACCACCACCCCAGCCAGGCCTCTCCTGCCCTTCTCCACGGCACCTGGCAGCCCACTCTTCCAGCCGCTGAGTTTCCAGTCCCAGGGCAGCCCCCTGAAGGGGCCTGAGCTCTCCCTGGCCAGCATCCACGTGCCCCTGGAATCGATCAAGCCTA GCAGtgcccttcccatcacagcctATGATAAAAACGGCTTCCGCATCCTCTTCCACTTTGCCAAGGAGTGTCCCCCAGGACGACCTGACgtactggtggtggtggtgtccATGCTGAACACAGCGCCCTTGCCTGTCAAGAGCATCGTGCTGCAGGCTGCAGTGCCCAAG TCAATGAAAGTGAAGTTGCAGCCACCCTCTGGGACAGAACTCTCTCCATTCAGCCCCATCCAGCCACCGGCAGCCATCACCCAGGTCATGTTGCTGGCCAATCCACTGAAG CCTGCAGGGAGCCAACCTGGAGAGAACAGTCCAAGCTCCAGTGGCACCCGCATGCTGAAGAGCACACGGCACAGCCTGCACCCGTGGGAGCCTTCCTACCTGGGATGA
- the GGA3 gene encoding ADP-ribosylation factor-binding protein GGA3 isoform X4, translated as MKNCGRRFHNEVGKFRFLNELIKVVSPKYLGDRVSEKVKTKVIELLYSWTMALPEEAKIKDAYHMLKRQGIVQSDPPIPVDRTLIPSPPPRPKNPVFDDEEKSKLLAKLLKSKNPDDLQEANKLIKSMVKEDEARIQKVTKRLHTLEEVNNNVRLLNEMLLHYSQEDSSDGDRELMKELFDRCENKRRTLFKLASETEDNDNSLGDILQASDNLSRVINSYKTIIEGQVINGEVATLTLPDSEGNSQCSNQGTLIDLAELDTTNSLSSVLAPAPTPPSSDIPILPPPPQASGPPRSRSSSQAEATPGPNSTSNALSLLDEELLCLGLADPAPHVPPKESAGNSQWHLLQREQSDLDFFSPRPGTTACGASDAPLLQPSAPSSSSSQAPLPSPFPAPVVPASVPAPSAGSFLFSTGVAPALAPKVEPAVPGHHGLALGDSVLHHLDALDQLLEEAKVTSGLVKPATSPLISTTTPARPLLPFSTAPGSPLFQPLSFQSQGSPLKGPELSLASIHVPLESIKPSSALPITAYDKNGFRILFHFAKECPPGRPDVLVVVVSMLNTAPLPVKSIVLQAAVPKSMKVKLQPPSGTELSPFSPIQPPAAITQVMLLANPLKPAGSQPGENSPSSSGTRMLKSTRHSLHPWEPSYLG; from the exons ATGAAGAACTGTGGGAGGAGATTTCATAACGAAGTGGGGAAGTTCCGCTTTTTGAATGAGTTAATCAAAGTCGTCTCTCCAAAG TACCTGGGGGACAGGGTGTCTGAGAAAGTGAAGACCAAGGTTATTGAGCTGCTATACAGCTGGACCATGGCCCTGCCAGAAGAAGCAAAGATCAAAGACGCCTACCACATGCTGAAGAGACAGG GCATAGTGCAGTCTGATCCACCAATTCCTGTGGACAGGACGCTGATCCCCTCTCCACCACCTCGTCCCAAAAACCCTGTTTTTGATGATGAGGAGAAGTCTAAG CTTTTAGCCAAGCTGCTGAAAAGCAAGAACCCAGATGACCTGCAAGAGGCCAACAAGCTCATCAAGTCCATGGTGAAGGAA GATGAGGCACGGATCCAGAAGGTGACCAAGCGTCTGCACACGTTAGAGGAAGTTAACAACAACGTGAGACTGCTCAATGAGATGCTGCTTCATTACAGCCAGGAGGACTCTTCGGACGGGGACAGAGAGCTGATGAAG GAGCTGTTTGATCGGTGTGAGAACAAGAGGCGGACTTTATTTAAACTCGCCAGTGAGACTGAGGACAATGATAACAGTTTGG GGGACATCCTGCAGGCCAGTGACAACCTCTCCCGGGTCATCAACTCTTACAAAACAATTATTGAAGGGCAGGTCATCAATGGCGAGGTGGCCACCTTAACCCTGCCTGACTCAGAAG GAAACAGTCAGTGCAGTAACCAAGGCACGCTCATCGACCTTGCCGAGCTGGACACGACAAACAGTTTGTCCTCCGTGTTGGCCCCAGCACCCACTCCACCCTCCTCGGACATCCCGATCCTCCCTCCACCACCCCAGGCTTCAGGACCTCCACGTAGCCGCTCCTCTAGCCAGGCCGAGGCCACCCCGGGGCCCAACAGCACAAGCAACGCCCTCTCCTTGCTGGATGAGGAGCTGCTCTGCTTGG GCCTCGCCGACCCAGCCCCTCATGTCCCTCCCAAAGAGTCAGCTGGGAACAGCCAGTGGCACCTACTCCAG AGGGAACAGTCCGACCTGGACTTCTTCAGCCCCAGGCCGGGGACCACTGCCTGTGGCGCCTCCGACGCTCCTCTTCTCCAGCCTTCGGCCCCCTCCTCAAGCAGCTCCCAAGCTCCACTGCCGTCTCCCTTCCcagctcctgtggtcccagccagtGTTCCTGCCCCCAGTGCGGGCTCCTTCTTGTTTTCTACTGGAGTGGCCCCAGCTTTGGCCCCAAAAGTTGAGCCTGCAGTCCCTGGGCACCATGGCTTGGCATTGGGTGACAGCGTGTTGCACCACCTGGATGCCCTCGATCAGCTTCTAGAAGAGGCCAAAGT GACCTCAGGCTTGGTGAAACCTGCCACCTCCCCTCTCATCTCCACCACCACCCCAGCCAGGCCTCTCCTGCCCTTCTCCACGGCACCTGGCAGCCCACTCTTCCAGCCGCTGAGTTTCCAGTCCCAGGGCAGCCCCCTGAAGGGGCCTGAGCTCTCCCTGGCCAGCATCCACGTGCCCCTGGAATCGATCAAGCCTA GCAGtgcccttcccatcacagcctATGATAAAAACGGCTTCCGCATCCTCTTCCACTTTGCCAAGGAGTGTCCCCCAGGACGACCTGACgtactggtggtggtggtgtccATGCTGAACACAGCGCCCTTGCCTGTCAAGAGCATCGTGCTGCAGGCTGCAGTGCCCAAG TCAATGAAAGTGAAGTTGCAGCCACCCTCTGGGACAGAACTCTCTCCATTCAGCCCCATCCAGCCACCGGCAGCCATCACCCAGGTCATGTTGCTGGCCAATCCACTGAAG CCTGCAGGGAGCCAACCTGGAGAGAACAGTCCAAGCTCCAGTGGCACCCGCATGCTGAAGAGCACACGGCACAGCCTGCACCCGTGGGAGCCTTCCTACCTGGGATGA
- the GGA3 gene encoding ADP-ribosylation factor-binding protein GGA3 isoform X1 — protein sequence MAEAEGESLESWLNKATNPSNRQEDWEYIIGFCDQINKELEGPQIAVRLLAHKIQSPQEWEALQALTVLEACMKNCGRRFHNEVGKFRFLNELIKVVSPKYLGDRVSEKVKTKVIELLYSWTMALPEEAKIKDAYHMLKRQGIVQSDPPIPVDRTLIPSPPPRPKNPVFDDEEKSKLLAKLLKSKNPDDLQEANKLIKSMVKEDEARIQKVTKRLHTLEEVNNNVRLLNEMLLHYSQEDSSDGDRELMKELFDRCENKRRTLFKLASETEDNDNSLGDILQASDNLSRVINSYKTIIEGQVINGEVATLTLPDSEGNSQCSNQGTLIDLAELDTTNSLSSVLAPAPTPPSSDIPILPPPPQASGPPRSRSSSQAEATPGPNSTSNALSLLDEELLCLGLADPAPHVPPKESAGNSQWHLLQREQSDLDFFSPRPGTTACGASDAPLLQPSAPSSSSSQAPLPSPFPAPVVPASVPAPSAGSFLFSTGVAPALAPKVEPAVPGHHGLALGDSVLHHLDALDQLLEEAKVTSGLVKPATSPLISTTTPARPLLPFSTAPGSPLFQPLSFQSQGSPLKGPELSLASIHVPLESIKPSSALPITAYDKNGFRILFHFAKECPPGRPDVLVVVVSMLNTAPLPVKSIVLQAAVPKSMKVKLQPPSGTELSPFSPIQPPAAITQVMLLANPLKEKVRLRYKLTFALGEQLSTEVGEVDQFPPVEQWGNL from the exons ATAAAGCCACCAATCCTTCCAACCGCCAGGAGGACTGGGAATACATAATTGGCTTCTGCGATCAGATCAACAAGGAGCTCGAAGG GCCACAGATCGCCGTCCGACTGCTGGCCCACAAGATCCAGTCCCCGCAGGAATGGGAGGCACTCCAGGCCCTGACA GTGCTGGAGGCGTGCATGAAGAACTGTGGGAGGAGATTTCATAACGAAGTGGGGAAGTTCCGCTTTTTGAATGAGTTAATCAAAGTCGTCTCTCCAAAG TACCTGGGGGACAGGGTGTCTGAGAAAGTGAAGACCAAGGTTATTGAGCTGCTATACAGCTGGACCATGGCCCTGCCAGAAGAAGCAAAGATCAAAGACGCCTACCACATGCTGAAGAGACAGG GCATAGTGCAGTCTGATCCACCAATTCCTGTGGACAGGACGCTGATCCCCTCTCCACCACCTCGTCCCAAAAACCCTGTTTTTGATGATGAGGAGAAGTCTAAG CTTTTAGCCAAGCTGCTGAAAAGCAAGAACCCAGATGACCTGCAAGAGGCCAACAAGCTCATCAAGTCCATGGTGAAGGAA GATGAGGCACGGATCCAGAAGGTGACCAAGCGTCTGCACACGTTAGAGGAAGTTAACAACAACGTGAGACTGCTCAATGAGATGCTGCTTCATTACAGCCAGGAGGACTCTTCGGACGGGGACAGAGAGCTGATGAAG GAGCTGTTTGATCGGTGTGAGAACAAGAGGCGGACTTTATTTAAACTCGCCAGTGAGACTGAGGACAATGATAACAGTTTGG GGGACATCCTGCAGGCCAGTGACAACCTCTCCCGGGTCATCAACTCTTACAAAACAATTATTGAAGGGCAGGTCATCAATGGCGAGGTGGCCACCTTAACCCTGCCTGACTCAGAAG GAAACAGTCAGTGCAGTAACCAAGGCACGCTCATCGACCTTGCCGAGCTGGACACGACAAACAGTTTGTCCTCCGTGTTGGCCCCAGCACCCACTCCACCCTCCTCGGACATCCCGATCCTCCCTCCACCACCCCAGGCTTCAGGACCTCCACGTAGCCGCTCCTCTAGCCAGGCCGAGGCCACCCCGGGGCCCAACAGCACAAGCAACGCCCTCTCCTTGCTGGATGAGGAGCTGCTCTGCTTGG GCCTCGCCGACCCAGCCCCTCATGTCCCTCCCAAAGAGTCAGCTGGGAACAGCCAGTGGCACCTACTCCAG AGGGAACAGTCCGACCTGGACTTCTTCAGCCCCAGGCCGGGGACCACTGCCTGTGGCGCCTCCGACGCTCCTCTTCTCCAGCCTTCGGCCCCCTCCTCAAGCAGCTCCCAAGCTCCACTGCCGTCTCCCTTCCcagctcctgtggtcccagccagtGTTCCTGCCCCCAGTGCGGGCTCCTTCTTGTTTTCTACTGGAGTGGCCCCAGCTTTGGCCCCAAAAGTTGAGCCTGCAGTCCCTGGGCACCATGGCTTGGCATTGGGTGACAGCGTGTTGCACCACCTGGATGCCCTCGATCAGCTTCTAGAAGAGGCCAAAGT GACCTCAGGCTTGGTGAAACCTGCCACCTCCCCTCTCATCTCCACCACCACCCCAGCCAGGCCTCTCCTGCCCTTCTCCACGGCACCTGGCAGCCCACTCTTCCAGCCGCTGAGTTTCCAGTCCCAGGGCAGCCCCCTGAAGGGGCCTGAGCTCTCCCTGGCCAGCATCCACGTGCCCCTGGAATCGATCAAGCCTA GCAGtgcccttcccatcacagcctATGATAAAAACGGCTTCCGCATCCTCTTCCACTTTGCCAAGGAGTGTCCCCCAGGACGACCTGACgtactggtggtggtggtgtccATGCTGAACACAGCGCCCTTGCCTGTCAAGAGCATCGTGCTGCAGGCTGCAGTGCCCAAG TCAATGAAAGTGAAGTTGCAGCCACCCTCTGGGACAGAACTCTCTCCATTCAGCCCCATCCAGCCACCGGCAGCCATCACCCAGGTCATGTTGCTGGCCAATCCACTGAAG GAGAAGGTGCGGCTTCGGTATAAGCTGACCTTCGCCCTGGGGGAGCAGCTGAGCACAGAGGTGGGCGAGGTGGACCAGTTCCCTCCTGTGGAGCAATGGGGGAACCTATGA
- the GGA3 gene encoding ADP-ribosylation factor-binding protein GGA3 isoform X3: MKNCGRRFHNEVGKFRFLNELIKVVSPKYLGDRVSEKVKTKVIELLYSWTMALPEEAKIKDAYHMLKRQGIVQSDPPIPVDRTLIPSPPPRPKNPVFDDEEKSKLLAKLLKSKNPDDLQEANKLIKSMVKEDEARIQKVTKRLHTLEEVNNNVRLLNEMLLHYSQEDSSDGDRELMKELFDRCENKRRTLFKLASETEDNDNSLGDILQASDNLSRVINSYKTIIEGQVINGEVATLTLPDSEGNSQCSNQGTLIDLAELDTTNSLSSVLAPAPTPPSSDIPILPPPPQASGPPRSRSSSQAEATPGPNSTSNALSLLDEELLCLGLADPAPHVPPKESAGNSQWHLLQREQSDLDFFSPRPGTTACGASDAPLLQPSAPSSSSSQAPLPSPFPAPVVPASVPAPSAGSFLFSTGVAPALAPKVEPAVPGHHGLALGDSVLHHLDALDQLLEEAKVTSGLVKPATSPLISTTTPARPLLPFSTAPGSPLFQPLSFQSQGSPLKGPELSLASIHVPLESIKPSSALPITAYDKNGFRILFHFAKECPPGRPDVLVVVVSMLNTAPLPVKSIVLQAAVPKSMKVKLQPPSGTELSPFSPIQPPAAITQVMLLANPLKEKVRLRYKLTFALGEQLSTEVGEVDQFPPVEQWGNL, encoded by the exons ATGAAGAACTGTGGGAGGAGATTTCATAACGAAGTGGGGAAGTTCCGCTTTTTGAATGAGTTAATCAAAGTCGTCTCTCCAAAG TACCTGGGGGACAGGGTGTCTGAGAAAGTGAAGACCAAGGTTATTGAGCTGCTATACAGCTGGACCATGGCCCTGCCAGAAGAAGCAAAGATCAAAGACGCCTACCACATGCTGAAGAGACAGG GCATAGTGCAGTCTGATCCACCAATTCCTGTGGACAGGACGCTGATCCCCTCTCCACCACCTCGTCCCAAAAACCCTGTTTTTGATGATGAGGAGAAGTCTAAG CTTTTAGCCAAGCTGCTGAAAAGCAAGAACCCAGATGACCTGCAAGAGGCCAACAAGCTCATCAAGTCCATGGTGAAGGAA GATGAGGCACGGATCCAGAAGGTGACCAAGCGTCTGCACACGTTAGAGGAAGTTAACAACAACGTGAGACTGCTCAATGAGATGCTGCTTCATTACAGCCAGGAGGACTCTTCGGACGGGGACAGAGAGCTGATGAAG GAGCTGTTTGATCGGTGTGAGAACAAGAGGCGGACTTTATTTAAACTCGCCAGTGAGACTGAGGACAATGATAACAGTTTGG GGGACATCCTGCAGGCCAGTGACAACCTCTCCCGGGTCATCAACTCTTACAAAACAATTATTGAAGGGCAGGTCATCAATGGCGAGGTGGCCACCTTAACCCTGCCTGACTCAGAAG GAAACAGTCAGTGCAGTAACCAAGGCACGCTCATCGACCTTGCCGAGCTGGACACGACAAACAGTTTGTCCTCCGTGTTGGCCCCAGCACCCACTCCACCCTCCTCGGACATCCCGATCCTCCCTCCACCACCCCAGGCTTCAGGACCTCCACGTAGCCGCTCCTCTAGCCAGGCCGAGGCCACCCCGGGGCCCAACAGCACAAGCAACGCCCTCTCCTTGCTGGATGAGGAGCTGCTCTGCTTGG GCCTCGCCGACCCAGCCCCTCATGTCCCTCCCAAAGAGTCAGCTGGGAACAGCCAGTGGCACCTACTCCAG AGGGAACAGTCCGACCTGGACTTCTTCAGCCCCAGGCCGGGGACCACTGCCTGTGGCGCCTCCGACGCTCCTCTTCTCCAGCCTTCGGCCCCCTCCTCAAGCAGCTCCCAAGCTCCACTGCCGTCTCCCTTCCcagctcctgtggtcccagccagtGTTCCTGCCCCCAGTGCGGGCTCCTTCTTGTTTTCTACTGGAGTGGCCCCAGCTTTGGCCCCAAAAGTTGAGCCTGCAGTCCCTGGGCACCATGGCTTGGCATTGGGTGACAGCGTGTTGCACCACCTGGATGCCCTCGATCAGCTTCTAGAAGAGGCCAAAGT GACCTCAGGCTTGGTGAAACCTGCCACCTCCCCTCTCATCTCCACCACCACCCCAGCCAGGCCTCTCCTGCCCTTCTCCACGGCACCTGGCAGCCCACTCTTCCAGCCGCTGAGTTTCCAGTCCCAGGGCAGCCCCCTGAAGGGGCCTGAGCTCTCCCTGGCCAGCATCCACGTGCCCCTGGAATCGATCAAGCCTA GCAGtgcccttcccatcacagcctATGATAAAAACGGCTTCCGCATCCTCTTCCACTTTGCCAAGGAGTGTCCCCCAGGACGACCTGACgtactggtggtggtggtgtccATGCTGAACACAGCGCCCTTGCCTGTCAAGAGCATCGTGCTGCAGGCTGCAGTGCCCAAG TCAATGAAAGTGAAGTTGCAGCCACCCTCTGGGACAGAACTCTCTCCATTCAGCCCCATCCAGCCACCGGCAGCCATCACCCAGGTCATGTTGCTGGCCAATCCACTGAAG GAGAAGGTGCGGCTTCGGTATAAGCTGACCTTCGCCCTGGGGGAGCAGCTGAGCACAGAGGTGGGCGAGGTGGACCAGTTCCCTCCTGTGGAGCAATGGGGGAACCTATGA